GTGTGCCCATCTTTTCATCTGGTGAAAAAGTATTTGGTAACATTTATCCAAACTAAATTACTTTCAGCACTTTGGAATGTATATAAATTacaaagaaaaggaggagggagaagacttAGCAGTATACAAATAAGATCAAAACCATATTTAAGTGAGTCATAGTCCTCATCATTGTAGGTACCTGGCAAATACAGttgaagaagatgatgaagagtCAAAATATGAGATTTTCCCATGGGCTTTAGGAAAATCCTGGAGAAAGCTTTTCCCTGATTTCTTAATTCGAAGGGATGAACTCTGGAGCAAGATGGATTATAGGGCTATTGTAAGCAGACGCTGCTGTGAGGAGGTAAGGCGGGTATATTTTATATgcatccaggggcgtagcaaggtaaattggtacccgggggcaaaaaaaaattctcacccccccccaaggcatgggaaggtcccaccctccccggccaaagtcgggctcagggtggctaacatcagatacataacattggtataaaatcaaacaataattaaattacctcctaaaaacatctcagaatcaaattaaagtctaattagatggctttctacagggttagggttgggaacagtaagtgttctttgaactgaaatttcagccttcatgacataggaaaacagccaagtgaacagctattttggtggaggagggtcaagatattaaccgatatgcatgaaatttcatttatagctatataatccctagtatagcaaGATATGACATTCGGAGCAGGcattcccaaaaaaaaaaattgttccttgataatttgtcaccccctccattatggaacctggggcgaaccgcccccaccccccttgctacgcccctgtatgcATCAAGAAAGAGCAAACAAATTCTAATGGGCAGATTCTGTTTTGTAACGAAGCCTCTTTCTGTATTTTCACCAAGCTATATAAAGGAACTGTTTGTAAACATTATCCACCCAGTTTTAATGAGTGGCTCAATTTAATTGATGATTGATACTTTGCTTTCAAAACATTCCAACAAATTATTTACTTTCAACAAAGGGGActcccttttcagaaaaaaatgacaTTAGCAATTACTGTATTGGAAAATATGTAACCATTCATAGAGAATGTTTGTTGTTgatcagttgttcagttgtgtctgactcttcgtgaccccatggaccagagcaagtcAGGCACCCTGTTTACACTGAGAATGTTTACACTGGcaaattaaacataaaaatacaacattaaaattgACCAAGTCTGCAGTTGTATtcacacttatttgggagtaagcacCTTTAAAATCAGTTAACTTCAAAAAGCTgggagttcccggcgtgcacagcgggaggatggcggactttaacatctttgctatctatcacgagttaatttggcggctgcgatgggagtaagcagcctcccacctccccgggacgacggggagggctgcctttgcccgcggtactccttaacccgcttttggtccttcgggaccggtgggggagtctgggcacatagggctcgttttcagatgcagctcctggagccggccccgttcgtgcacgctccctttaattggatatataaatttgtttaaagattttgggcatgtctcggacaaaggagtgggaagaatgttgctaactgcagccctgagtgattaagaatgaagattggaagaagacgcggactttacattggtatgtgaaggagggaaaagaagggggggtaagctctggaatctccgtttgttttgcctcaatatctacttaacacgggcgaaacccccccctagaaaatccactttcacaggcaaatggcaagtggactttaaagacagaatggaaattagaatggaaattacaaaaataaactgtgtggaggtgaaacttgatctggacttgactcaacagaaatggaggatcctcggctggctgtgacgcaactagaattaactgccgagtgctgatgatagcctgtggagctgtacaccacttcaaagggagaagccggatttgatggacaattgatagtggaatttacgagggtctggccctcccggaaaggagtggggacggctcgcaggggaagaaattggtgtgtcgcagtttgatttacaagtttgatttatgagagactttcaagatggcgtcagccgaaatgcgatattgggagaggatggctttttccacacagagacattatttactataagagtgtctgcttgctggcatttatcagaggctgtgaaaatattgactttatgaagcaactggaaaagatcataagaaagcgctccggagtccgagacatggggaattcacaagttaaaaatttggcataattggaattgttataattggaattgtataattaatttggcattgtaatttgtttggtaattggaaatatatattggaaaatcaataaatatgtttttaaaaaaaaaaaaaaataaaaaaataaaatcagttaaCTTACTTTTGGCTAACTATGCAAAGTGCAAGAAAGCAGTTATCAAACAGCATACTTTGCTTTTATTACTAACATGAATTAAGGATATAGTCAGATCATTAATAAGGAAATGGTAATGCTGTTTTTCTTCCTGAAAAAGACATTTATGGTACCATACAGCCAGCTTTCCCATTAATGGATTACCATCAAACTTGGGTGAAAAGGGTTGCTAATTAGTAGAATAATCAGGATTGTGGATAAAAAAATTAGTTTGGGGCAGGGCAATGGTAaacacatttacaaaaaaaaaaaatcccaattttTACTCAGGAAAATgggagaaaattaaaataaaaccatagAATGGAAGAGACTTTCATAGTACCAATGGAGGTAACTGCAATGTATCAGATATCCTACAAAGAAAAGTTACAGTATTTGGGGTTCCCTGTGAATTTCCCAGAGATACCTAGCTGGCcagtgtgggaaacaggatgctagaccaaATAGACCTTTGATCAGCAGGCCTGTTCTTTTGCCTGTCTGCTTTACATAGACTTAGAAGCTTTACTATCTCAATGAGGTTTTCTGTTACAGAATTCCTAGTTCATGGGTGTTTTGGATGTAAAGTAGTAGTGTAGTCTGCTTTCCCCACAGTTCAAGACAGGAGCTGTGTTTCATTTTCATGGAAGTTAAATGGCAAACCACATTTGTATGTAAAAATGCTAAAATACTAATGTATTAGTATTTTCTATTGAATGTTATTTAATTATCAAGTTACATATTGTTTATACATGTATTAAAATATTCTGCTTTAtagaataaaaaagaaacaactttAATTATGTGTAATTTATTAGCCTTTGGTGTAACTGAATAGATATGTTAGTAACTGaaaaaaatgtggttttgttCTAAGTCAGGCCTAATTAACATTCCCAGGAGTGGGAAAGTGGTTTCTTCAGGATCTTAAAAAGTAGTCTTAATAAAAAGTCCATTCCTGTTCCCTGCTCTGTAACTGTTTTACTAGCAATTAATAAAGCTAACAACACCAACAAATGATCCTTTGTGAGTTTTATgcattatttgcttgtttgttccGAAAACAGCTCCATttcagttttttttgtttttttaaactcagGTTATTGCTATAGCTTCAACACATTATATATGGCAGCGGGAGCGTTCTATTCATCATAGTGGAGCTACAAGAAACAATAGCAGAGATGGAGTACAGTTTCCTCGAGGACCTAATGCCACACCTACAGACTGTTTGCTTTGTGGGAAAAAGACAAGATATATACGGTTGGGAttatcctcctcttcctccaatgGTACACTGGAAATGATGGAACAACATATACCTTGGGGATTGCATGACTCTCTTCCAGCTGATAAAATACCTGAGCCATCTCTGCACTGTTATTCACaaggtatggtatggtatggtaaaTGCTGAAGTAATTTTATTTATGCTACCTTCACAGCCCAACTCTAGCTGTGTCACTCAGAAGTCAGTACCCTTGATTTAATGGAATATACTCAATATTCTCAGCAATGTTATTGCTATTGGTGTATAGAGGTTGAATCTACATGCTTTAAGCCTCATAGGTGGGTCAGTTACTTACAACCTCCTTGACAGAGAAAAAACCATTGCCTTAGCGTGTGCATAAATCACAGTTCTGGGCATAATGTTTTGCTCACACGTGCATCTTTTGGTGGTGGTGTTCGCATTCCAGCTTTTTCCTGGATGGAAGCTTCTCTCTGTCCCAGGTCCTTATGATTGTTCAATCTCTCCTTCTCAGTCATTTATAgaatgcttcccttcccttctaaaTTGTGAATTTGGTTAATGATAGCTTTTTGTAAAATGAATTAGAAGAAAAATCTAAGCCTAGCTACTTTATAGCCCCTTCTCAAAGCCACTCAACTCAGTTTTCCAGCAAATTACATCAAATATGAGTTGAGGTTTGTAAGTTCAATTAAAAGCAAAACTGGCCCTCCAACAAACAGTAGTGCTGGGAAAGTGAAAAGAAATGTGAAAAGCATGTTTTTTCTggatatactttttttaaaataaaaaattgatgaACACTGTCCCTGGAACCTAACTGCATGGTAAGTTATGTAGTACATGGAGTAATCAAGCAGTATCTATCAAAAGTGATCAACTTTTTGCTTTAAAGTGATCCCCTCTAGTTCTAAGATAGCAATCCTACACTCCTCCTCGTTAACTTCTTGGAGACTCCTTTAATTCAGATTTATGTTTATAGTGCTAAACAAATGTAGTGTGACACCTTCTGTTGTTAGTATAAAAGCACTGCTGTAAGAGGATCCTGATTTGTCAGTTCTTTATGTACAAATGATGGGATAAACTCAGCAGTTGGCAATGAAGTAGCATCTGTCACTCACAATGAGTATGTGGGGTAATACAGCAGAGTTACTAAGTAAGGATCCAACGTACCCAGCTGTAGGGAAGAACAACAGATGGCTTCCGAACAAGCGTAGCATTTCACTGGCAAGCCACTTTACAACCTTTTCTTTGTTTATAGATGGAGAACAACTATTTTTCATCCTACATTAATTAACCATTGCTCCTATAAGTGTAACCCTTCCTATAGAACACAATAAGCATGTCATGTTACCTGGAACAAACTGCACTGTAATCCCCATATGCATTCAATGTGAATTTCTTCCCTAATTTTTCATAGATTGCAAACATCTacccaacaaaggaagaaaaagtagCTGCACATGTCAAGATAAAGCAATGGCCTGGTTTACTGTaaatgaagaataaaaaaaaaccacacttcaGCCAACAACTTTAGAAATTATCAGGAAGCACAATTAATTGTCGGAAGGCAATACATTTCACAATATATGTTTTATTCTTTTAAGTTTTATATTTCACTGAAACTTTTAGTATCAAAAATGTTGTCAACATAAATCAAAGTTGTGGATTCCTAAATTGCATAAACAACAATGATATAATTTACAATTTTTATCCTGGTGAAGTGCAATCTTCAAATTAGCATATACCATTCGAAGTAGTATTTGGATATGCCGGGTTATATTTCCGCAGCTTGACAAGAAAGGCTAGTttggaaggaaaataaaacaccAGCATTAGTGATACAACACATAAGTAGCCTGAAAGCATAAGTATTTATTCATTAATTCCATTTTTCTTTGAAAAAGTAATAGTGCTTATGAAAAATAGTAATAAATGTATAGCTTATAAAACATTTGCCAAGCCATTCTTACCTGTGTGCCCCACTTGCCAAGAGTAAGGTCTAGCAATATATGGTGGTTTTGTCTCATCAGAAATGAGAgctgttaaaataaaatttagaaagTTGTTCTCCAACACTCTTAATTCTAATTTCTGCTTTAAATAATTCTACCCCAGGACATTCTTTTCTACGTTGAAACCATTtgttgtttctctccctcccacttctggaaaaccccttctctctttcttttctctagATAGATCTTTGCTCTCTCATATGTCCTCACTCCTCAAAGACAATAGTGGTAAAGGTACTAGAAAGGTAGGCTAGAAATCTCAATGGACAATATTCAGTTGTGCTCATTTACAAGTGAAACAGATTTCTACTCTCCTCCTTTCTCCAACCCCCCATATATACTGCAGAGATCTGGGTGtttccctggagcagatttggggggcccATAGAGGCTGCAGgacagagaggaagggaaatttCACTTGTTTAACACTGAATATCACCATCATAAAGAAGAATCCCATACCAGGCCTTTACGGACAAAAGTACAGTAGCAGATTGCGTGCCCAGCAAGAGTCTGCTGGTGGTCAGCTCAGGCTGCATTTTACATGAAGGTTCACATCTTGACACAGCATGTGGGACTGCAACATTCTAGTGACTGCCACAAAACAAGATCTCATTAGAACTTGTTCCATACCATCATCTTCTTTGTTCTGTTCAGCAGGAATCTCCTCATTTTCATCATGGCAAGCTGGTTCATTGTTCATGTTCTGCTTGGATTTCATATTGTGGAAAATCCCACCAATTTTCCATGAAGCTGGGAGTACTATCCAATCTCTGTGTGTCACCTCAAATATCCTTTCACAAAAAAGGTTTATTTTGCTGGTCCGGATGGCTTCCACCAGATCAATAACCTGGGTGATACTTGTAGAAGaattcaaataatatttattgccaGTGAATAAATCTACACACATgcataaatgtataaaatataataGTTTGTACTGTAAACCTATCATATGCCTATTTATTCAGAGGTTAGTCacacttccaagtaagtgtgcacaggactgcagtaTTTCACTTAGTTAAAGAGCTATATTTAAATTTGACTGTAGCTAGCCCTAACATTTTTACTAAACTAGCTCTCTTGCCTGAACTACAAGTCCGTTTATCCCAAAGAGCAACAAAACTATAAAACATGACAAACTGCCATCAGTTATCACTTATTAGGAACTAGGAAACACTGATGATGTAACTGACTAGCCCCGATGCTATCTAAACATTAATATTTTGCCTTCCCCCTTCAGCTTAGAAGCAGATAAGGcagcatataaaaatattttttatagtAAAACCAGATCAGATGCAATTATCTTAGTCAAAACAACTTTAAGAAAGAGCCTTAGATCTGTATTTTCCCTTCTTGGGTGCCCGGCTTAGATGAATATATTGCAGTTTGTTAAGTCAAAGTTTCCCCAGTTTGGATGCCACAGGAAGCTGTTTTAATAAACCACATTCTTTTCATTGAAGCTTGATATGCAAAGGGAGATAGGAAAAGGAGAGGGGACAAGGAGGAAGGTTCAGTCTCAGACCACTATAAACAGTATATTGGACCAAGATAATTGTGTCTGTCAGTTATTACAGCTTTTTGGAAATCTGAAGGTAGGATAAATGTACTTTATAATAATCCTTAAGACCATTTATAAATAAACTGCATGAAGCCATTGCAAGTTTAATGAAGCTATCACTCCATGTAGCAGAAAGGAACATGTAAATAGGATCAGTACTTACTTTGCAAGGTATACTGCACAAACGCCCCCCATTTTAAGATTTGGGATAACCACAGATAAAACGTTCTGGGGCTCAAGCATATCCAAAGCTATCTATGGAagaaacatacattttaaaaaactttaaagGAGAATATAAAGGATGTGTTTTCTGTGCAAATCTATGAGGATATTAGAATATTTATTTGGATAAATTATATTAAAAGGTGAAAAGAAAGTGATCAAGGTAATGGAAAAGTTATGGTGAGTTGCAGTAATACAAAACAACATCACCATTAATACTAACAGTAATaatagtattatttttatttgccttCCAGCAAACACTGAAATCCCGATATATTTTCTCTGTACTCACTAGAAGTAACTCActgccctcccaccaccaccaaaaaacacAGCTAAAAACTGAAGCAGAAATGATCAGgatttctatataaaaaaaaaccccacaagtttCTTTCTAATGGAGAACTATGGGCAGCACAGAAGGCTTGCTCTACTCACTGTTTCAAAGAATGAATTTGGCTGGAGAATAGAACTTACTGTTTTTAAAACCTTTAAAGGAGAATATGAAAGATGTGTTTTCTGTGCAAATCTATGAGGATATTAGACCAGCAGTAGCACCACGGCTGAATAAAGTTTGAATCTAGTGTAACTTTATACCACCTTAACTTAAACCGGCTTCCTTTACATCAGCTTTTTGCTCCCTATACCATTACTAAGTACTTGCTTTCTAGCTTTGAAAAAAGATCAATCCACTTTTCTAATACAGTATCTCTCTTTTCTCAGGGGGAGGTGTGACATTTCCAGAAACAGGGTGcccgttttctttctttgttgttgtttttaaaagatacttACTGCATCAAATGTTACATTTTTCAAAGCCTCAGCTGCTGTTAAAATGTCTTCATTAATGAAATCCACATTATCTGGCCACTCTAAAGGATGACTTATTTTCCATGCATCACACCACCTCTTATAATTCTTTTTCGCCACTCTGTAGTGGTCTTTCCGGACTTCGTAACTTACAACACGTCCCTGTGGCCCaactgaaaacaaataaaatagaaccAAAAAGTAGTTACTGCTCTCTTCATTTCTGCAGAGTTGAATAAATGACACAGGAAATGAAACACTAGCCTACCAGATATGATAACTTACTTCCTAATATTACAACCACTCAGAGCATAATGGCTAACAGGGCTATAAGCTTACATAGCAGTAgggcattattattaattattattattattattattattattattattattattattattgttattataccgCCATTGATCCAAGGATCACAgcacagtttacaatataaaattgCAATACTATTATGGCACTCACCTCCTAGAGCCATTGCTTATCCCCTACTGGTTGTTTTCAGGAGCTACCAAATTTTAAGCTGTAACATACAGCATTGCAGTGTGCTTCAgcggaagggccatagctcagcggtggagcacctgctttgcatgcagaagctcctggattctatccctggcatctccagttagggctgagaAACACTCCTGCCTGAATCCCTCAAggcctgctgccaatcagtgtagaccaggggtccccaaactaatgcCCGGGggtcagatgcggcccaattgccttctaaatgtggcctgtggatggtccgggaatcagcatgtttttacatgagtagaatgtgtgcttttatttaaaatgcatctctgggttatttgtggggcataggaatttgtttgtttttttctttcaaaatatagtccggccccccacaaggtctgagggacagtggaccggccccctgctgaaaaagtttgaaaaaGTGGACCGGCCCTTACaccccctggtgtagacaatactgagcttatATGGCCcaagggtctgacttggtataaggcaaattCCTATGCACCTGCAGAGAAGGAAGAGAcgtgtggtggtggcggcaggtGACTCCCTACAGAGTGGGACAGAGGCAGCAGGGTGTGGAAGAATGACTCGTGGTTTCAGTTGTTTCTACACAAATACACAGAggatgggaaacaagcaagaagttgagctcttaatacaggatggcaaatatgacctaatAGACATTACTGTGGATATCTGCTATAGATCTCCAAGCCAGACTGAGGACTTGGATGTCTTCACCTGAAAGGAAAGCAGTGCTCAACCTGgcgataacagaataaacaatgcaaggcAAGAACTGCAGTTCAAGATAGCAGATTGTGTTGGTCACAGAAGTATGTCTGCACATTTATGCAATTACCTTGTAATATCAGTTAGGTGTAGTTACCAGAGTGCTGGTCCTGACCTGGGACCAGCACTCTGGTAACTACACCTAACAGCTGTGATCCTGACTGGGCAACCTAAGGCTAGTCTAAAGTTATTCCTGGTGCCTTTGTgatgtttttggattacagcttccatcagccccaaccagcatggtgaGTGATGACAGGgacttgcagtccaacaacattaggAAGGTAGCACATTGGCTTCCCTGAGCTAGTCACTCACTTAGTCCAATGCACTTTCCTGAGttgtttgtggttttaaaaaatggcatacCCCCATGtttgagacctccaggtatagggcagtatataaattcaataaataataataacgtACAGCACCTTGCATTTCTTagtgaaaggcaggatgtaaTTTTAAAGGAGGGGACAGCACACCAAGGCTTGATTCTCACATTTAGTCTCCAAAGTGTCAGTATCAGCTCAAGGTGCCTAAAGAGTGTTCCTATGCCCAAAAGTGCATCAATTCTCACATGCCAACATTTCCTCTAACTTCAGTCCCGTGTGATGAAATGAGAGCTCTGCCATTTTCTAGAAAGCAGCTAAAGTTCCCAGCACGTAGGATTGAATTTGAACAAATTAGAGTAATTCAAGAGTAATTCAGGGCATGATAATGACAAGGGAGAGAGACAATGATAGAGCACATGTTTTGTATACAGAAAGTTTTGGGTTTAAACCCTAAGCATACCAATTAAAAGGGACATATAGATGACATATAGACAAGATGAGGAACCCTGGAAAGCCAGTGCCAGTCGGATGAAGCAATATTGGGCTAGGCAGGCAAGCAATCTGACCCGATACAAGACAACTTCCTGTGTCCTTAAAACGTGTGGGAGAGCTGGGATTCTGTCAACAGACAATATTTTACCTGCTCGCGATAGAAATAAACTCATACCACCAGACCCAGAACCCGCTTCCAGCACTGTGTCGCCTTGACTGACGTCCATTAGCAGCAGCATTGCGTTAATATCCTACATGATAAAAGAGCAAAGAACATAAATGTTTAGCTTAGCCCTTGTGCCTTATAGCAAATTTGTGCCCTGGAAGCAAATTTATAACTGCTGGCTAAGACTTATGGGGAAATAAGAATACTATTTAGCACTTACATACCATTTTACAGTGTTCAAAGAGTTTCACTTATATATCTTAGTAAACCTTTCAAACAGTGGGGCTattaggtaattttagattctggtttttttttaataagattttttattattttccaatagaacaaagagaaaacacaacataagcaataacacaataaaaacacaatacataatgaacaataaacacaataaaaagaataacaataacaacacacataagaaaaacatatacataccttaaccaacacctatctttgtacttttcttgtttctaacttctctgttaggggacttcccctgttccctccactgccttcaaaatcatatatacgttttaggtaactttatatcttttcctttttttttttttttagattctgaacctagtggtggtggtggcttaAGTTGGGAAATCTCCAGATTTACTGCCCCAAAACCAGGGTAGGGCAATCAGTGCTTCCGGTTTCTCTCTCTCACTGGCCTTTGTTCTGGGAGCTGCCATCTGACCTCAAATCCCATTCATCACATAGATTTTGCAACTACTGTACTAGTAACCTTAATTCCGGGAGCCATCGGAGAAAAAGTGGTCCAAGCCATCATCAGGTTCCCCGTTAAGGCGCCTCCATCGCTATTGCTGGATCAACCCGGCTGCCCCTGGAATTACAACTCCcgccatccctgcccattggccacgttgactggggttgatgggagcggGAGTCCAacgacagcttgggggaggcggCGGCAAAGCTCTCCCACCTTGGGATACGAGATGGTGGGTCCTCTCTCCATCAGCAATACAAACTCTTCCAGCGAAGGCCTCCGAATCAGGAACGCGTGGCCCGTGGACGTCAGGAACATCTGCCCGGGGAGCTTGCCCACGATGTCGGCGTACTTCACCGACCCCCAGGTGCTCGTCAGTACTCCGGCGGCGGTGAGTTTACACAGCTTCTTGAACTCGGTGTCGCGCCTCCGGCGGCTCTCCGCTAGGAACAGATCCCCGACCTGGAAAGGCGCGTTTTTGGAAGGCGCGTCCCGGAGCTCCTCGGAGGGAGAGTCCCGATCCCTCTGGGGTTCCTCATGGGGAAGCACCTCGGcgaaaggaggggaggaggattCCTCTGCGACGTGCGGGGAAAGGTGCTCCCCGTGCACCAGCAAGCTCAGCCTCTCCGAGGGAGAGAGCGACCTGTGCCACGCGCGCCTCCGAGCGGCCGCCGGTCGCGGAGCCGCAGCAGAGCCCGCCGGCGGTCCCTCAGGCTCGTCCCGTCCATCCTTGTCCCCAGCGGAGCTAGAAAGCGCTCTGCGGCTGGAGCCTAGGGAGCCGATCCCCGCGCGCAACAGCGGCGCCCCTTGCAGCTCCCTCGGGTGGGCGCTGCAGGTCTCTGGAGCGGCAGCCTGGAAGCCCAGCGTGTCCCTCGAGGGCGGCCGCGGCTGCTGCCTTCTCGCCTTGCCCGCGAGAGCAGCCCGACTCTCCCAGCTCAAAGCGCGCAGCTCCAGCAGCCTCCCGAGGCGCCAGCACCTCATAGTCGCTTTTATATACAGCCGCCTCTTCCTGGACAAGGTGCCCCGCAgaccctcctcctctcctctagTTCTCCCCGACGGCCACCGCAGGGTTTGCACCGCTGCAGGTTCCCCCGGGCCGGAGGGCGGCTTGCATCGCTACGCACCGCGGTGCATCAGCCACAGTGGATCCTGAGGACGTCGGCGAAAGTGCGGATGGATAGCTTCAAGTAGGAGCCTCGCAGGTGTCAAAGGGACGGGGAAAGCAAACGGAGCTCCGCGCGGCTCCCACCTCCGGTTCCGATTAGGCTCCTAGAGGGGCGGGGCCAGAGAGGGGAAACgcgcatgcacgcgaaagctcataccaagaacaaacttacactagctggtgctactggaaggattttattttttattttttattttgttttgactatggcagaccaacacggctacctacctgtaactgaaacaggCTGGGTTAGAAATGGTTGCAGTAAATAATTGTGCTCCCcatacctttaaaaagaaaaagaaaaagaaaaactcaagAGGCGCACTACTGCGTTTCCGTGATAGGGAAAGCTGTA
Above is a window of Lacerta agilis isolate rLacAgi1 chromosome 3, rLacAgi1.pri, whole genome shotgun sequence DNA encoding:
- the SPDYA gene encoding speedy protein A isoform X2, giving the protein MKHNQSCCQTPPSVTVRIKSSASRSYQQKKALSLKRPKFKDSQETYGENINNNKPKRPKGSCLVIQRQEMTAFFKLFDDDLIQDFLWMDCCCKISDKYLLAMTFVYFKRAGYSINEHTRLNFFVALYLANTVEEDDEESKYEIFPWALGKSWRKLFPDFLIRRDELWSKMDYRAIVSRRCCEEVIAIASTHYIWQRERSIHHSGATRNNSRDGVQFPRGPNATPTDCLLCGKKTRYIRLGLSSSSSNGTLEMMEQHIPWGLHDSLPADKIPEPSLHCYSQDCKHLPNKGRKSSCTCQDKAMAWFTVNEE
- the TRMT61B gene encoding tRNA (adenine(58)-N(1))-methyltransferase, mitochondrial, with the protein product MRCWRLGRLLELRALSWESRAALAGKARRQQPRPPSRDTLGFQAAAPETCSAHPRELQGAPLLRAGIGSLGSSRRALSSSAGDKDGRDEPEGPPAGSAAAPRPAAARRRAWHRSLSPSERLSLLVHGEHLSPHVAEESSSPPFAEVLPHEEPQRDRDSPSEELRDAPSKNAPFQVGDLFLAESRRRRDTEFKKLCKLTAAGVLTSTWGSVKYADIVGKLPGQMFLTSTGHAFLIRRPSLEEFVLLMERGPTISYPKDINAMLLLMDVSQGDTVLEAGSGSGGMSLFLSRAVGPQGRVVSYEVRKDHYRVAKKNYKRWCDAWKISHPLEWPDNVDFINEDILTAAEALKNVTFDAIALDMLEPQNVLSVVIPNLKMGGVCAVYLANITQVIDLVEAIRTSKINLFCERIFEVTHRDWIVLPASWKIGGIFHNMKSKQNMNNEPACHDENEEIPAEQNKEDDALISDETKPPYIARPYSWQVGHTAFLVKLRKYNPAYPNTTSNGIC
- the SPDYA gene encoding speedy protein A isoform X1 yields the protein MVTSSRNMKHNQSCCQTPPSVTVRIKSSASRSYQQKKALSLKRPKFKDSQETYGENINNNKPKRPKGSCLVIQRQEMTAFFKLFDDDLIQDFLWMDCCCKISDKYLLAMTFVYFKRAGYSINEHTRLNFFVALYLANTVEEDDEESKYEIFPWALGKSWRKLFPDFLIRRDELWSKMDYRAIVSRRCCEEVIAIASTHYIWQRERSIHHSGATRNNSRDGVQFPRGPNATPTDCLLCGKKTRYIRLGLSSSSSNGTLEMMEQHIPWGLHDSLPADKIPEPSLHCYSQDCKHLPNKGRKSSCTCQDKAMAWFTVNEE